ATCCTAAGAAGTGGGCACGTGCTGCCAAAGAGGCTGGTATGAAATACGTGGTCTTTGTGACCAAGCATCATGATGGCTTTAATAACTACGACACACAGTTATCGGATTTAAAAAGTACCAATCCCGAGGTGCCTTACAGCTCCGACCCGAAGGCCGACCTTACCAAGGCAGTAGTGGATGCCTTTCGCGCAGAAGGATTGGCTATTGGTTTGTATTACTCTCATATAGATTGGTATCATGAGGACGCCCGTTATTTTTCACGTGACTATTGGGACTTTGATCCAAGCCGTATTGATTCGGACCCAGAATCCTGGAAGCGCTACGTAGACTTTGAAAGAGGTCAAATCGAGGAGCTACTGACCAACTATGGTAAGATCGATATGCTCTGGTTCGATATTTCCTGGCCGTTTGCAGAAGGGGGTGAGTTTTCGCATCCACAGGTGGAGAAAGATGTGGAAGATCTCTTGCGTCTAATGAAGAAGCTACAACCGGACCTCATTTTTAATGATCGAGGAACCGGAAAGTATGGTGGCTTTTACACGCCTGAGCAGCAGGTGCCCGTTGCGGGGCTGCCGGGGAATTGGGAATCCAACATTACTATAACCAACAACCGTGGCTATTGGTACAAGGGTGAAAACGTCAGTGCCAAATCGAATAAAGAGCTTATTCGCATGCTGGTCGATATTGCGTCTAAGGGCGGCAACTTTTTGATGAATGTGGGGCCTCGTCCCGACGGTGAGCTGTCGCAAACGGAGTACGATGCCCTGGCGCGGGTCGGGGAGTGGATGTCAGTGAGCGGCGTGAGTATTTACGGTACTCGGAAAGGACAATTCCTTCAATTGGAGTGGGGAAAATCTACCACCAACGGTTCGACCATTTATCTGCACGTTTATGATTGGCCGGCGGATGGTCAGTTGAGAGTACCTGGTCTTTTAAACGAAGTCTCCAGATCCTATCTACTCGCAGATTCTAGCAAAACGCCACTTTCGGTAACTGCGGATGGGAAAGACAAATTGATCACGCTGCCAAGCAGTCCTTCTGATCCCGTGGCGTCAGTGGTAGTTGTTGAAATAGATGGAGAGCCGGAAATAGATAATATATATCGGCAGCTGGCAAACGAACCAGTCGAGCTGGGCACCTACTTTGCTAATTTGCACAGCAATACTGCGAGCTACAATTTTGGTTGGGCTACTCGTAAAGGAAACTTCCTTCAGGATATCAAAAGCACTGCCGACAGGATTAGCTGGGAGGTCAGAATAAAAACTCCAGGTAGCTATCGGCTGGATTTGAAATACGCAACTCAGACTGACCAGGCAGGTAGCGAGCTTTTCGTCGATGTCGCAGGCCAGACACTCCAACATAAGGTCGTTGGGACAGCCGATTGGACGGGCAATATTTTACAGGTGCAACGTCAGGAAATGGATGAAGGGGAGAGGCATAATAACCTGTGGCTGTTCAAGGATTTTGAGCTAGGTGAAATCAAGTTTGAGACCGCCGGGACCTACACGCTTGTTATCAACCTGAGTCCATTGCTGCCGATTGCCTTATGTTCCTGAAGTCTGCTACCTTGACGCCGGTTCGCTAGCCATCACATGCTGGCAATTCTCTTCTGCTATCCCAAAGGCCTATGAAAATCCATATTATCGATTTCCTGATTATCCTCTTGTACTTTATCGGGATCATCTCGCTTGGTTTGTGGATATCGCGAAGGCAGGCTAAAGGGGGTAGGGAATTCTTCCTGGCTAATAATTCGATGAAGTGGCCTTTCATTGGTGCCTCCTTATTCGCTACCAATATTTCCAGTCAGCAATTTGTTGGGCAAGCTGGTTTGGCCTTTTCTGTCGGGATCATTGCCGGTGGTTTTCAGATTGTTGGGGCGACCTGTTTTATCTTTCTTTCCGTCTTTTTCATACGCACCTACATGGGGCTGCGTTTGTCAACTTCGCCCGAGTTTTTTGAGAAACGTTACAGTGGCCGTTGCCGAACCATTGTTTCGTTCATGAACCTGATGATGATTATTCTGGGTAACATTGCTGCCGCTTTATATGCGGGCGCATTGGTGCTAACGAATCTTCTCGGGTGGGATACGGGCGAACATGCAGAGAAGCTTTATTGGTTGTCCATTTTCTTAATTGGGATTGCTGCAGGAACTTACACCTTAATGGGAGGGCTTAAGGCCGTCATCTATTGCGATTTTGTTCAAACAGCAGTCCTTGTTTCGGGAGGAGCTTTCCTTTTGATTTTCGGAATTAATGCGATCGGTGGCTGGGATACGTTGGTAGCAGCCATCGACGGAGATGGCCGACCCATGTGGTCTTTGTACCGGCCTTGGGATCACGACTTTGGTTGGTTACCGATGCTTACCGGTGGATTGATTTTAGGAGTGCACGGCCACTGCACAGATCATGACTACATTCAGAGAGCTTTATCCGCAGGTAGTCTTTATCATGCGAAGATGGGTGCGCTGTTTGCAGGGATTCTGAAGACCCTGGCGCTATTTGTAATTGCTGCTCCGGGAGTCGTGGCGGCTCAATACTTTCAAGGTCAAAATACCGGAGTCATCGACAATGCTTATGTGAGCCTGCTTACGAGTGTGATGCCGATTGGTTTTCTTGGACTTTGCTTAGCGGGTTTACTCGCTGCGATCATGTCCAGTGTTGATTCTGGGCTTTGTGCCTGTGGCTCTCTCTTGGCCTACGACTTTTTTGCCAAGATCAAGAAAAATGCGACTGAACAGGAGCTGTTAAAGAAAGGGCGAATCATCATGATCGTTCTGTTGATCGCCTGTATGTTTATCGCGCCCTATATTCGTAATTTCAAAGGGCTCTTTAATTACCTGTTGGCGGTCTGGGCCTTTCTGGCTCCGGGGGTGTTCGTTACCGTGCTCTTTGGGTTGTTTTATAAAAAATCTACTGAGAAGGCTGCCTTCTATACTTTGGTGCTTGGTTGTGTTCTAGGCTTCGCTGCTTTCTGCGTTCTAAGTCTGCCAGGTCTTGAAGGAGTAAAGAATAGCCTGCCTGCCTTTTATCAGAACAAGCTCAATCTCTCTCCTGTAATCACAGCACTCTGTGCATTGACCATGTATTTGGTTAGCAATTACGGCGGAAGAACCGAGCAAGACTATACCAACTTACTTCAAGTGAAGAACCTGTCCGAAGACTTAACCATGAGCGATGAGGAGACAAAAAAATACCGTCGCTTCATGGTTGTGCTGATCGGCTTTCTTCTAGTCGTAATTGCCTGCTTCTCGCCGCTGTTTTTTTAGGAATGGGATGAAGTTTTAATCGTAGGGCTCGATGCTTGCATCGATGCCTGTCTTGGTCGTTTGGATGTCTTCGAGGGATTTTTCTTTCTTAGGTAGGGCGGGATCGCCGAGCCCGCCGTTGGTGAAAGAGCTTCGGACGGCTCGGCGATCCGTCCCTACCCAAAACCTATATTGTATAGAACACGCTCATTGAGTTGTTCGGATCAAAGATTCGGAAAAGATGTGTATAAGGTCCTAGCAAGATGCCTGTGCTACTTTAACAATTAAGTAATTTAGTTGTTTCAGCTTGTACTATCTTCACACTGCTGGAGAACATTACGAACTACTCTGTGAAGAACTCTCCCCAAAGAGTGCGACTAAAGGATATTGCGGAAAAGGCTGATTTGAGCGTCGCCGCAGTTTCCATGGCACTGAAAAACCACCGGTCTCTGCCCACCGACACGATCGACAGAGTAAAGGCTTTGGCCGATGAAATGGGCTATGCGCCCGACCCTGCTTTATCTGCTCTGGCCGCCCATAGGAGTCGCTTGCGTGTCACAAAAGACTTTTCGGTGATTGGCTTGGTATCGAACTGGTCAAGCGAAGATGGCTGGAGTCAATTGCCCAGTGCTCAGGAGGTCATAGAAGGTGCCAAGGCTCGTGCTCTTGAGTTGGGCTTCACCATCCATCATATGTGGTCGAAGTCTGAAAATCTCTCTCCTTCTCGATTTGATCAGATACTTCAGGCCCGTGGAATTCGTGGTCTTATCTTGGCCCCCTTTGAAGATCCGGAAGATCGCCTTGAATTTGATTGGAATCAGTACTCGGTGGTGACTGTCGAGAAGCCCTTTAACTATACGCACTTTCACCATATTATTCAGAATCATTACTCCGACCTATTGTTGGCCTGGCAAAAGATTCGTGAGAGAGGGTATCAGCGAATTGGGCTTGTTGTGCGCGAAGATTTATCAAATCGATGGGGGCATCAGTGGGAGTCTGCTCACAGCTTGGCCCAGTTTTCCGCCAATACGCGGGAAGAGACCATTCCTACGCTGCAATTGAAAGGAACCGAGAAAGATGAACACACGAATATGGTGAAGTCCTGGCTTCAGCTTTTTAAACCTGAAGCAGTGATCAGTCGCTGCGATTGTTTCTTTGAAGCTACAACTGATCTAGGCCTTAAAATTCCAGATGATATAGGGTACGTCAGTCTGAATGTCACGGATGATGTCGAAGGCGTTTCAGGGATTCATCAACATCGAGATTTGATGGGTGCAACGGCGGTCGATGTTTTAAATAGTCTGCTCCAGCGAAATTTCCGAGGAGAACACGAAGTGTCTGTGGGCACTCAAGTGGATGGTTCCTGGAAAGATGGAAATACGTTACTCCATCAATTTTCGATTCAATCAGATCATGCGACTAGCTAAGACCACTTCTTCGATTATAGGTTTTATTCTGGTTTGTCATTGGCAGCTAGCCAGCGCTTACGAGCCCATCAAGGCAGACAAGGGCCTACTACTCTTTGAGGATGACTTCTCCAGATCCGAACTGGGACACGGGTGGACCAGCCATCCTAATTCGTTTTTTATAGAGGGGTCGGCCATGAGAGCCACGCAGCTGAAGGATGCCGGACATGGTGCAGTTACCCGTGCGATATTCGATTTTAAGGACGTTTGGATTTCTTTTGATTTCAAATACGCAGGAGGGGAGCGCTTTAATTTTGTGGTCGATGATAAAAATGACAAAAGCGTGCATGCGGGTCACATTTGTAGGCTGACTCTGAACAAGGGCCGAGTGATTGTGCAGGATGATAAAACGGGGACCATGAACCTGAAGATCCGAAGTCAACGGTTGGCAGGTGATTCCTCTCCAGAATTAGAAAAGCTACTGGAGACCAAGCACTCCGAGATCGACTTCGAGTTCAAAGATGAGCAGTGGTATCACATGGATGTGCTGATTAAGGGTGATCGCATGGAAGTCCATTTGGACGGGAAATTCCTGCTTGGGCACCAGTCTGAAGGCTTCGCTCATCCCACTAAAACTCAGTTTGGTTTCACTGTGACCGGGCAGTCCATTTACTACGACAATGTCGTAGCCTGGAGCCTGAAATAGGATTCAGCTAGTTTTCCAAATTTTCGGTCCTATAAGTTTCCCGGAATCCCTAAAAAAAACTCTCGAAAGAGGCCTTGACAGCTTCCGAAAGCTTTACAGAACTAGTCGGCTTACTAGTGCATCCCTAGCTCAATTGGATAGAGCACCTGACTACGGATCAGGAGGTTGCAGGTTCGACTCCTGCGGGGTGTGCCATTTTATGTCCTGAAACCCCTTTGAAATGGGGATTTTTTGTTTTTTGGCTTATCCCGCATAAAATCCGCATAAACAGCCCCTAAAGAATCTACCCCTATTCACTGCGGTTTATCATCCGGAAACCAGGTGTTCATTCCTGTATCACAGCAGCCGTCAAACAAACACGCTTCAGCCTGCTCATTACTCACGTATCCACGGTCGTCCTTTACCCGATCGACGATCGATTCGACGATGCCGTCCAGGGCGATCTTGTTGACCCCTCGGACCTCGTCTTCTTGGACGGCTAGCATCCTCGATACATGGCTAGGTTTCCGGAGACGGTTACCTCCATCGGGGATCGTAGCCCCTCGAGCACTTCACTTTCTTCGTTGTCCATTCACTACCTCTACCAATCAACCTGCTGCCAATTCAATTTTAAAGAAAGTCCATCGAAGCAAAAAAATAAATTGCAGAATTACACATCCGACATAAATATCAGACTTGAGCTGCATAAGCTCCTAACTCTTGCTCTGCCAACGCTTTCGTCTCTTCAAACTTTTCAGCCCAACCCGAGAATGAAACCGAACAAACGACAATAGCCGCGAGGCAACTTACAAATCGGGAGGCAGTGGAAAACATAGCGCGGATCATATCTTCTTTTGACATCACAGCTACGCCCCATTAAGCTCTCTTTTCACCTATGAGATTATTCTCCTTCATCCTACTCCTTCTCAGTCTCTCGCAAGCGGTCTTCTCCCATTCGGGCCGCACCGATTCAAAAGGGGGACATTGGGATCGGAAGGCAGGAACGTATCACTACCACAATCAGGGAACCACGCCAAGAACCTCTGTTCCCAACTCCCCTAAAGCGTATTCAGAAAGCTTTTACCAAGAGCTATATGCCAAAAAGCTAGGAGGCAGGACTGAAGTGACTATGCCTGATGGCACTCGCTGCGACATCCTAACGGACACACACGCCATTGAAGTGGACTTTGCGGACAAATGGGCAGAGGCCATTGGACAGAGTCTTAATTACGCTATGCAGACAGGCAAGAAGGCTGGCATTGTTCTGGTGCTTAAAGACAAGGGTGATGAGAAGCACTTGGAGAGACTCAGGAAGATGGCAAGACACTACTCAATGGACATTGAGATTTTTCCGCATAGAGCATTCTAAACTGGCTTTACAGGATTAAGATAACTCTTGCTGTTTCTTTCGGCCCTATGTAGAATAGTTTATCAAATTCATATAGCTAATGTTAACCTGAAAGTATGGAAACTGAGAAAAGAAATCTAAATAAAGTTAAGCTGTACGTGGCGGCATACACTCTTCTACCGTTCGGGACATTTCTTCTGTACGCAAGACTGGCACAGAAACCTTTAGATGTGGTTCTACCAATCATCCTCGCTTTTGGAGCTGCAGTAATAATTTGGTCATTTGCAGCGTTTTTTTTGATAAAATGGCTCAAATTAGATCTTTACTTCAAAGTTTCAAATGTAGTTTTCAAAAATGTTAGTCTAGCTATCCTGACCCTTCTAGCTCTTGTTTTCTTTTTCATTTTTAATTCTTACTCTGAGTCAGGTCAGATGGCGGATGATTTTCCCGAGACTAGCGATACCCAATTATCCGGAATTAAGCAAGTTGCCGCCGCTGGAGCGCTGTCTGTAGGGCTTTTTTCTTGGTATGCTATTGTATCCTTAACAACACTACTAATAGATTATTTTAAAAAACTATATAAAGTCACTAGTAACAAACTTCCGGAAGTTCAAAAATATGCAAAGGATCAATATGATCAATCCAGCCTTCCTCTTAAGAAGAAACTAACGAGAGAAAAGCTACTCGCTGAGTTAGCGGATCTTGGTGAGGTTGAGCCAGAAAAACGTGCGTTCACAAAAGCCGATTATCAGTCCAAGAAAAAAGACATCGATGAAATTGCTGATTTGGAGCGTGAGCTTAAGATCAAAAAGCTTGAGAAAGAGCTCCGTGAACTTAAAGATGATTCACCACCCAGCTGATAAGACAGTGTTATGGTGGTTATTGGCTTGTTGGCCGAATTGTTTGGTGAATGGGATAAAAAGGAGATGCGAGGACGTGGGGGAACCCAAAGACCCCCAAGCTCAAAGAACAAAATGCCGTGGGACTGATAGCCATTAGCCCACCATTTGTCCCATCCGTTCTCGCACCTTAGCTAGCGTCTTCTCATAGTCTTCTTGGCTAACAACATTCCTAGTGAACGTTGTCTCTTTCCTCCGCTCCTCAATTCGGTGAGCTTGTTGCCAGCTCTTCTCTTTTGCCGTCGATACGTAATACACATCGCGGAAGTTGGGCTTCAATTTTCCGCTCTCCATACGCTCCCTGACATCCTCAATGATGTCCTCCTCAAGGCTGTGCAAATTAAGGAATAGCTCCTTGGAAAGCCTCGCCCCAACTTCGGCCCATTTACCCAAATGATCAGCGTACTCCATCAAGGTTTTCTTGATGGTTTTGTGGCAGATTTTGTGTCGCTTTACCATTTGGCTCTGACTCACGCCTAGACAAAACAGGTAGAGGATTAACCCAACCTTCTCAGGGTTCATCCTGCTCAAACTCTTAACACGCTCCTCCTGCTTCTTGCTCGCGTACTCATGCACCGCATCAGCGATACTCTCCTTCAACCCTGTGGCTTCCAATATCAAGGTACCATTATAGCACATGAACGCCGTGATTGCCCTTGGAAACCCATCCCCTAGGGCAGAAAATTAATCTTCTATGAGGAGGCTTCAGATGGTAATTCTTCTGAATGAACATTGATCTAAAAAGTGTCTTCTTCGGAGCTTTGCTCGGAGGAGTTTTTGTTGCCGCAGTTTTATCTCTTATGGCTCCCAAATCTGATGGTAATCAGGCTTATGGTGTCAAACAGGGAGTTATTCTCAAAGGAGGACCGTATTTTAATGAGCAGGAGCAAGTCCTCAATGCATTTGTTGAAGCCTTTGTGGAAGGAAATGCGGAAGACTGTTCAGAATTATATAGTGAAGATACAATTTATATGATTCCAGAAACTCCTGTTTTAGAAGGAAGAGATGCCGTCTTTGAGAGTTATAAAGAATTTTTTAATAACAGAGAATACGAGATTATAGAGATGAAGGAGCCTGTATCAGAAGTTATTAATTTTGGAGACTGGGCTGTGATTAGAGGTACTGGAATGGATAAAATCAGATCAACAGACGGAAAAGAGTCTGAGAAGACTTACAAATGGATGATACTTAGTCAGAAGCAAGGTGATGGATCATGGAAAATGAAATGGGACATTTTTAATTATGACGCTAATTATTAGTTGTTGTAGATTTGAAAGAGTGAGTAGCTATCCCATTTTTTGACATCCAAACTGTAGAGTCTTGGAAGCATGATGGTAGTGTTTCTGGTGGAGATTGGGAGCTAAATGGCAATTGGCATCAAAGGCACTAAGTAATACCGACAAATAGAGGGGAGCGGCCCCTCCTAAAGAACCGTCCCTCACATGCATTCATTATGCTGCCTAAGGTTCACCCTCCCAGCATATTTGGGTGCTTCTTAATAATTTCCCCCAGTATCTGTACAGACTGTTCCATCTGCTCTTCCGTGAGTTCCTCCTTCAGTTTTGTCAATATTTGCTCCGCACCTTCAATGTGTTTTGCAAAAGCTACTATGGCCCAAACTCGGGCAGCAACTCTGTCTTTCTCTATCCCCTCGCCGTTAAAGTGCATTTGTGATAAATAGAAAGCAGAACTACCGTCTCCTTCCCTTGCGGCTAGGTTGAACCAAAGAACTGCTTGCACACTGTCTTTCTCCGCCCCCCAGCCATCTCGGTAAATAGTACCCATCGCCCACATTGAATCAACGTGGCCTGCCTGAGCTGCCTCTCTAAATAAAGCTACTCTCTCCTCTGATGGCGGCTGATCCTTTTCTTCAGCCAAACAAAAATTAAGTAGCAGGCAACTAACCAGTGATAAAACTAAGGGCTTAGGAAGCATACCAGCTTTTGACATAATGGCTACGTCCTGTCTACCCTTCTTTAAAAAAAATATTTCTCTTAGTGGGCGGGGTTTCCTAATAATATGGTTATGAAAACAACAGCACTATTTTGTCTCACCGCTTATATCGACGAGTTATTCCTTACTTTAGCGACCAGAATGAGACGGATGACTGCTTTGCTATCAGATCGACCTCAAAACGGACGAAATTCTGATCCCCATTGGTCACGTAATCCACAAAAAAGACTTTCATTTTGCTACCATTACGAGAGAAAGTCCCCATGTGCGGTGTACTCACAGTGTTACCCTCCTCCAAAATAGCTTCAGCAGTTCCAATCACCGTTCCACCTGAACGCTCCCCGCAATCCCCACGGGACGCGTGTTTATACTCATGCGTTAGAGTAACAAAGCCATAACCTTCTACCTTGCCCTCCATGAACACTGTCATTGTGTCATTTCTCTGGCCTATGGCCGTTATTGTGAAAGCTCCTGTTCCATCGGGATTACCTAAATCTAGATTCATCCCTTACAGTCCTTGTATAAGCCATTCATTGTCAAGGACTGTAGCACTCTGCATGTGACAATAATGCAAAATACCGTCCTGTGGAAAAGAAAGAGCGGCCCTCCCACAGACCGCTCCCATATCTCTTCTCTGCATTTGCCTGAGGATCGCTCTGCGAGCGTTTCCAAGAGCTGTACCCCTTATGGGTGGTCTTAGTCATCTAGACTAAGCGTTTGTTCCAGACATCTCGTTAGGTTAACTAGCCTCCTCTCTATCGTTTGGCCTGAGGGTGTGATGGGATAACCACAGCTTCTTCCCCTCATTCCATATGCAGTAATCAACGAGAAGCGGGTGCTTCATTAGCGACATGAACTTTTGGTCGTTCAGGTTGATCTGTTTTCTGGCGGTCCGTTTGCTCATCTTGTTGCTGTTCGCTTCAATTATTTCCACAAGCCTTTCGGCCTTATCGGTTTTTTCCCGATGCTCTTCCGTGGTCATAATCTCCAGCATGTTTTCCAAGTGCCACTCAACAATTGAGCAGGCGTTTTCGGCCAACGGGAGATCGATAACAGACACGCCTCTTATCACAGCGAGGTTTCCCGCCACTCTGATCGCCTGTTCTGGCATAAGGGGTTTTCTCCCATTCAGGCCGAACCGGTTCAAACGGGGGACATTGACCCCCTTGACAGAGACTTATGGCAACGGTCCTGAAAGAATGCAGAAGGGGTCACCTATTTCTTTCCTGTAGTTTAATTGTAACTACGGATTTGTTCCGAGTTTCCATTCAGTAAATTGATGTATCTTCTCAGCGTCATTCTGCTTCATCCATGCACGTAAACGGCGATCGAGATCCTGTTGAATCTCTTTCGTTTCGGGTGAGCCAAAAACATTCCTCAGCTCATCCGGATCATGGAGCAGATCGTATAACTCATGAGCATTTGGCTTCTTCAAGTGCAGGACCAGCTTCCAGTCATGGGTGCGAATCATACGCATGGAATCCTCGCTTCCCCGATAGCGTGTGTAAGCGTGCATATCATAGGCATCGTACAAGGCATCCCGCCAAGGAACTGCTTCCCGCCCTTGCAACAGCGGCAGCAGACTTAGTCCGTCGAGTGGCAACTCCCTGCGTTCAAGTTCGAGCATATGCAGAAACGTAGGGAAGAAGTCCATGAGCGATACCAGTCGATTGCAAACCGTGCCTGGCTGAACCACGGACGGCCAACGCACGATCAGAGGAACCATGATTGAGGTATCCCACATGTTTGGCCGCCGTAGAGGATTCGCGATCTGCATTCCATTGCCCTTGCCTTCCAAGCCGCCGTGGTGTCCGACATTGTAGCCGTTATCGCTGGTGAACACCACCATCGTCTTAGCTTGCAAATCGAGTTGTTCCAACGTCTCCAACAATCGGCCAATGTTGCGATCGACTTGCGTTACGCTGGCGTAGTACTCACGCGTAATCTGCTCCAGGCGTTCGGGCGGCAATCCGTCGACCTTTGGTAAGGTGAGAGGTTTATCCTCATAGTTCGCCATGTCCTCCTCGGGCACGGGTAGGTAGGCCTTGTGCGGGGCTCGGGTAAAATAGAAAAGGGCGAATGGCCTGTTTTGGTTTTCATTGATGAAGTCGATCGCGTCGTCGGCGATGAGATTGGCGCAGTATCCCTCGAATTCTCTCTGCTCCCCGTCCTTGTACATAGTCGGATTGAGCGGGCTGATGCCACCGTCATGAAACCCCATAAAATAGTTGAAACCGTGGTTGGTTGGAAAGTGCTCTTGCTTATGCCCCAGGTGCCACTTGCCGATCAAACCAGTCTCGTATCCGGCGTCGCGCAACACCTCGGCGATCGTGGTTGTGTCCTGCGAAAGACCATTGAGGATATCTCGCTGAATGAAATCATGGACACCCACCCGATGACTGTAACGACCTGTCAATAAAGTGGCCCGCGACGGGGAACACACGGGCTTGGTGTAGGCCTCAGTGAACAGCATCCCTTCTCTGGCGAGCCGATCCATGTTCGGCGTCACGCATTCTCGATTTCCGTAGACGCCGACCGACCATCGGGCTTGGTCATCCGTGTAGATAAAAAGTATATTGGGCTTGGCGCCCTCGGCATGCGCCTGCGGTAGAATCGCGAGCCCCCAAACGGCAATGATCGTGAGCATGTGTTTCACGGGCTTCCAGCGCAATCGTTTCCTCATGACGTCTAAACTGGGCGGTTGACCCAATGTTGTCGAATGCCAAAATGCCTTAACCTATTATCGCTCATCAACTGAATGCGCTGGCGACTGGCTCAGTCGCCCGAACATGACTGCCAGTGTATCCAAACAGAATTGACTTTCTAGGCGTTCTTGGAATTGAATCAACTATGCGTTACCTACTTTACGCGGTTCAGTTTTTTGTAGCCATTAGCTCTATACTAAACGCTGAACAGGACCGGCCCAACATCCTTTGGATAACCTGCGAGGATTCCAATCCCCATCTTGGAAGTTATGGCGACACCTACGCCGTTACCCCGGTTCTCGATCAGTTCGCGACAGAGAGCGTGCGATACACTCAAGCCTTCGCGTATACAGGCGCCTGCTCTCCCAGTCGCTCGTGCCTTATTACCGGCATATATCCGCTCACCTTAGGCACGCACCAAATGCGAACAACGATGCCTCTTCCGCCGACCGTGCGCTGCTTCCCGACCTTGCTCCGCGAGGCTGGATACTATACTTCGAACAATTACAAGGAAGATTATCAGTTCGTTGTTCCCTCGGGGACATGGGACGATTCGAGCGACCAGGCTCACTGGCGCAATCGCGCTCCGAACCAACCCTTTTTCTCTGTATTCAACTTAAAGGTGACTCATCAAAGCCGCATCTTTGCCGATACGGCTTCCTATCTTGAAAACACCCGCCGACTGACACCCGAGCAAAGACGCGATCCTAGCCAGCTCACGATTCCACCGATCCATCCGGACACACCAGAGTTTCGCCGGGATTGGGCTCGTCACTATGAAAATGTGACCGCCATGGATTACCAAGTAGGGGATATATTAGCGGAGCTCAAGGCTGACGGTCTGGCTGACGACACGATCGTTTTCTTTTTCTCCGACCACGGAACGGGCATGCCCGGTATCAAGATGTGGGCTTGGGGACCTAGCCTTCGCGTTCCGTTAATCATTCGCTTCCCGCCCAAGTGGCGACACCTTGCGCCTGCGGCACCCGGCGAAAGCGACGATCGTCTGGTCAGTTTCGTAGACTTCGCGCCAACCGTACTGAGCCTCGCAGGTATTCCTCAGCCACCCCAATTTCAGGGTTATGCCTTTCTTGGTTCGGACGCGGCGCCTCCACGCGAGTTCATCTTCGGAGGCAAGGATCGTCAAAGCGAGATCACGGATACCATTCGATAC
This genomic stretch from Opitutia bacterium ISCC 52 harbors:
- a CDS encoding sel1 repeat family protein, translated to MSKAGMLPKPLVLSLVSCLLLNFCLAEEKDQPPSEERVALFREAAQAGHVDSMWAMGTIYRDGWGAEKDSVQAVLWFNLAAREGDGSSAFYLSQMHFNGEGIEKDRVAARVWAIVAFAKHIEGAEQILTKLKEELTEEQMEQSVQILGEIIKKHPNMLGG
- a CDS encoding sulfatase-like hydrolase/transferase; the encoded protein is MRKRLRWKPVKHMLTIIAVWGLAILPQAHAEGAKPNILFIYTDDQARWSVGVYGNRECVTPNMDRLAREGMLFTEAYTKPVCSPSRATLLTGRYSHRVGVHDFIQRDILNGLSQDTTTIAEVLRDAGYETGLIGKWHLGHKQEHFPTNHGFNYFMGFHDGGISPLNPTMYKDGEQREFEGYCANLIADDAIDFINENQNRPFALFYFTRAPHKAYLPVPEEDMANYEDKPLTLPKVDGLPPERLEQITREYYASVTQVDRNIGRLLETLEQLDLQAKTMVVFTSDNGYNVGHHGGLEGKGNGMQIANPLRRPNMWDTSIMVPLIVRWPSVVQPGTVCNRLVSLMDFFPTFLHMLELERRELPLDGLSLLPLLQGREAVPWRDALYDAYDMHAYTRYRGSEDSMRMIRTHDWKLVLHLKKPNAHELYDLLHDPDELRNVFGSPETKEIQQDLDRRLRAWMKQNDAEKIHQFTEWKLGTNP
- a CDS encoding sulfatase-like hydrolase/transferase encodes the protein MRYLLYAVQFFVAISSILNAEQDRPNILWITCEDSNPHLGSYGDTYAVTPVLDQFATESVRYTQAFAYTGACSPSRSCLITGIYPLTLGTHQMRTTMPLPPTVRCFPTLLREAGYYTSNNYKEDYQFVVPSGTWDDSSDQAHWRNRAPNQPFFSVFNLKVTHQSRIFADTASYLENTRRLTPEQRRDPSQLTIPPIHPDTPEFRRDWARHYENVTAMDYQVGDILAELKADGLADDTIVFFFSDHGTGMPGIKMWAWGPSLRVPLIIRFPPKWRHLAPAAPGESDDRLVSFVDFAPTVLSLAGIPQPPQFQGYAFLGSDAAPPREFIFGGKDRQSEITDTIRYVRDHRFQYIRNFRPHLPHGQFMSYNWRMSSMQSWDRHHQEGKLSGPPARFFDSEKETEELYDVTNDPWQVYNLATNPRYKSNLKRLRTELRNQMVLANDLGLLPENELHRRSQNQSPMLIGNDPRLNPLYRLMLAADLANARDPANLDELVSLLSDKDAAIRWWAATGLLSLGATALPARDELLAATRDTSSDVQLAAAEALARMGETDTALATIRELLKVDNVFTRLAALNSVERLGPAAVSLVTDVQRAGISNPTQKDTAIYVERMVRYLPERILNNTHEKYGRF